The following coding sequences are from one Capsicum annuum cultivar UCD-10X-F1 chromosome 3, UCD10Xv1.1, whole genome shotgun sequence window:
- the LOC107865556 gene encoding uncharacterized protein LOC107865556, which produces MYPNIEADALTPGISDHTSLLVQGGKQINLYPKPFKLYTAVMEHTEFAEVVQRTWYQQVEMLTMKAIWQKLKLVKAELKELNTYMASYSHKLNQTRQQLEQVQAKIIHNPLCQTLFDQEKSLITEINKWSDVEEKMLRQKSRACWIKSGDANTKYFYEKLRIGASKNTITSIYTTTETKLTDLGAFEEEFMTCFKQLMGSNAATLPCPNTEVIRNGVCLTRKQQLFLIMEITIDEIDNTIKGMAMDKAPGVDGFPVEFFTKNWATVKNDVCDAIQKFFSTGTMDQAWNCTTITLVQKHESPTQVKDY; this is translated from the coding sequence ATGTATCCAAACATTGAAGCTGATGCACTCACTCCTGGTATATCTGATCATACTTCTCTCCTAGTCCAAGGTGGTAAGCAGATTAATTTGTATCCTAAGCCCTTTAAACTTTATACTGCTGTTATGGAGCATACAGAGTTTGCTGAGGTGGTTCAGAGGACATGGTATCAACAGGTAGAAATGCTTACAATGAAAGCTATCTGGCAGAAACTGAAGCTAGTCAAAGCTGAACTGAAAGAATTGAATACCTACATGGCTAGCTACAGCCATAAACTCAACCAAACCAGGCAACAATTGGAGCAAGTACAAGCTAAAATTATACACAACCCTCTTTGTCAGACTCTATTTGATCAGGAGAAAAGCCTTATTACAGAAATTAACAAATGGAGTGATGTAGAGGAGAAGATGCTGAGACAGAAATCAAGGGCATGTTGGATCAAGAGTGGTGATGCTAACACTAAATATTTCTATGAAAAATTGAGAATTGGAGCAAGCAAAAACACTATCACATCCATTTATACAACAACAGAAACTAAGTTAACAGATCTAGGAGCTTTTGAAGAGGAATTCATGACCTGTTTCAAACAGCTAATGGGAAGTAATGCAGCTACTCTACCATGTCCTAATACTGAAGTCATCCGGAATGGTGTGTGCTTAACTAGAAAGCAACAACTCTTCTTGATCATGGAGATAactattgatgaaattgataataCTATAAAAGGCATGGCCATGGATAAAGCTCCGGGAGTGGATGGGTTTCCAGTGGAATTCTTCACCAAAAACTGGGCTACTGTTAAAAATGATGTCTGTGATGCCATCCAAAAATTCTTCTCTACTGGTACCATGGACCAAGCATGGAACTGCACAACTATTACACTGGTTCAAAAACATGAATCCCCTACCCAGGTGAAGGATTATTGA